A stretch of Mustela nigripes isolate SB6536 chromosome 6, MUSNIG.SB6536, whole genome shotgun sequence DNA encodes these proteins:
- the NCAPD2 gene encoding condensin complex subunit 1 has translation MSPQLYEFRLPLSPEELLKSGGVNQYVVQEILSIRNLPSQLRAFQAAFRAQGPLAMLEHFDTIYSILHHFRSIDPGLKEDTLEFLIKVVSRHSQELPTVLDDEDLSVSVRSTHLNALKMNCYALIRLLESFETMSSQTSLMDLDLGKGKKARAKTAHGFDWEEERQPVLQLLTQLLQLDIRHLWNHSVIEEEFVSLVTGCCYRLLENPTISHQKNRPTRDAITRLLGVALTRYNHMLSATVKIIQMLQHFEHLAPVLVAAVSLWATDYGMKSIVGEIVREIGQKCPQELSRDPAGAKGFAAFLTELAERIPAILMSSVCVLLDHLDGENYMMRNAVLAAMAEMVLQVLNGDQLEETARDTRDQFLDTLQAHGHDVNSFVRSRVLQLFTRIVQQKALPLTRFQAVVALAVGRLADKSVLVCKNAIQLLASFLANNPFSCKLSDNDLAGPLQKETQKLQEMRAQRQAAAASAVLDPEEEWEAMLPELKATLQQLLKLPQEEEILEAIAKTETSEDVKTRIHQLLAKASYKQAILLTREALGHFQESEPFSHMDPEDSEEARFLNLLETIFKGPAASTQENSQGPTRNTGPERTVCEDKPSASEPGKAREHDELVKQEMLVQYLQDAYSFSLKITEAISIISKMMYENTTTVVQEVIEFFVMVFQFGVPQALLGVRRMLPLVWSKEPGVREAVLNAYRQLYLSPKGDSARAKAQALIQNLSLLLVNASVGTIQCLEEILCEFVQKDELKPAVTQVLWERATEKAPCSPLERCCSVMLLGMMARGKPEIVGSNLDTLVSIGLDEKVPQDYRLAQQVCHAIANLSDRRKPSLSKRYPPFRLPQEHRLFERLREVITKGFVHPDPLWIPFKEEAVTLIYQLAEGPEVICAQILQGCAKQALEKLQEKSGTQEGPKNTPMLPTSLLMNLLSLAGDVALQQLVHLEQAVSGELCRRRLLREEQEQKTKDPKEKHTGSETALEEEMGLAGAAADDTEAELIRGICEKELLDGTQVLAAFIPLLLKVCNNPGVYSSPELSAAASLALGKFCMISATFCDSQLRLLFTMLEKSSLPIVRSNLMIATGDLAIRFPNLVDPWTPHLYARLRDPAQQVRRTAGLVMTHLILKDMVKVKGQVSEMAVLLIDPAPQIAALAKNFFNELSHKGNAIYNLLPDIISRLSDPEGGVEEEPFHTIMKQLLSYITKDKQTESLVEKLCQRFRTARTERQYRDLAYCVSQLPLTERGLRKMLDNFDCFGDKLSDESIFSAFLSVVGKLRRGAKPEGKAIIDEFEQKLRVCHTRGLDAVEDLELGQGGSQRAPSAKKPSTVSKRHQHLASAASSDGDFVTPEPRRTTQRHPDTRQQVSKKKPRIVFSSDESSEEELSAEMTEDETPKKTTPIRRAPPRRHRT, from the exons CATTTCAGGCTGCCTTCCGTGCTCAGGGGCCGCTGGCTATGCTGGAGCACTTTGATACCATCTACAGCATTCTACA TCACTTTCGAAGTATAGATCCTGGCCTCAAGGAAGACACTCTGGAATTCCTGATAAAAG TGGTGTCCCGTCATTCCCAGGAACTTCCCACTGTCCTGGATGATGAAGATTTGAGTGTGTCAGTCAGGAGCACCCACCTAAATGCTCTCAAAATGAACTGTTATGCTCTGATACGCCTCTTGGAATCCTTTGAGACCATGAGCAGCCAGACAAGCCTTATGGACTTGGACCTTGGGAAG GGGAAGAAAGCCCGGGCCAAGACCGCCCATGGCTTTGactgggaagaagagaggcaGCCAGTTCTTCAGCTTCTAACACAGCTGCTCCAGCTGGACATTCGTCACCTGTGGAACCATTCAGTAATTGAAGAGGAGTTTGTCAG tTTGGTTACTGGCTGCTGCTACCGCCTCCTGGAGAACCCCACCATTAGTCACCAGAAGAACCGCCCCACCCGGGATGCCATCACGCGCCTGCTCGGTGTTGCCTTGACACGTTATAACCATATGCTCA GTGCCACGGTGAAGATCATCCAGATGCTGCAGCACTTTGAACACCTGGCCCCTGTACTGGTGGCAGCTGTGAGCCTGTGGGCAACTGATTATGGAATGAAGAGCATAGTGGGGGAGATTGTAAG AGAGATCGGGCAGAAGTGTCCCCAGGAGCTGAGTCGGGACCCTGCAGGGGCAAAGGGCTTTGCAGCCTTCCTGACAGAACTAGCAGAACGCATCCCAGCCATCCTGATGTCCAGCGTGTGTGTTTTGCTGGATCATCTGGATGGAGAG aATTACATGATGCGCAATGCTGTGCTGGCAGCCATGGCAGAGATGGTCCTGCAGGTTCTGAATGGTGATCAGCTGGAAGAAACAGCCCGAGACACCAGAGACCAGTTCTTGGACACCTTGCAAGCCCATGGCCATGACGTCAACTCCTTTGTGCGGAGCCGTGTCTTACAGCTCTTTACCCGAATTGTCCAGCAGAAG GCCCTCCCCTTGACACGTTTCCAAGCAGTGGTGGCCCTAGCAGTGGGACGTCTGGCAGACAAGTCGGTGTTAGTATGTAAAAATGCCATTCAGCTGCTGGCCAGTTTTCTTGCCAATAATCCCTTTTCTTGCAAG CTTAGTGACAATGACCTTGCTGGACCACTGCAGAAAGAAACCCAGAAATTACAAGAGATGAGGGCCCAGAGACAAGCTGCAGCTGCTT CTGCAGTGCTGGACCCAGAGGAGGAGTGGGAAGCCATGCTGCCAGAGTTGAAGGCTACTCTGCAGCAACTGCTAAAGCTTCCCCAGGAAGAAGAGATTCTTGAGGCTATTGCTAAAACAGAAACCAGTGAAGATGTGAAAACACGCATCCACCAGTTGCTTGCCAAGGCTAGTTACAA GCAGGCCATTCTTCTCACTCGAGAAGCCCTGGGCCACTTCCAGGAGTCTGAACCTTTCAGTCACATGGACCCAGAGGACTCAGAGGAGGCCAGGTTCCTGAATCTCCTGGAGACTATTTTCAAAG GCCCAGCAGCTTCCACACAGGAGAATTCCCAGGGCCCCACAAGGAACACGGGCCCAGAACGGACTGTCTGTGAAGACAAGCCCAGTGCGTCAGAGCCTGGGAAAGCCAGGGAACATGATGAGCTGGTGAAGCAGGAGATGCTGGTGCAGTATCTGCAGGATGCCTATAGCTTCTCTCTGAAGATTACCGAGGCCATCAGCATCATCAGCAAGATGATGTATGAGAATACGACAACGG TGGTACAGGAGGTGATTGAATTCTTTGTGATGGTGTTCCAATTTGGGGTACCTCAGGCCCTGCTCGGGGTGCGCCGCATGCTGCCTCTTGTCTGGTCTAAGGAGCCTGGTGTCCGGGAAGCTGTGCTTAATGCCTACCGCCAGCTCTACCTAAGCCCCAAGGGGGACTCCGCCAG AGCCAAGGCCCAGGCTTTGATTCAGAATCTCTCTTTGCTGCTAGTGAATGCCTCAGTTGGGACCATCCAGTGTCTTGAGGAAATT ctCTGTGAGTTTGTGCAGAAGGATGAACTGAAGCCAGCAGTGACCCAGGTGCTGTGGGAGCGGGCAACCGAGAAGGCCCCCTGCTCTCCTCTGGAGCGCTGCTGCTCTGTCATGCTTCTTGGGATGATGGCACG AGGAAAACCAGAAATTGTGGGAAGCAACTTAGACACACTGGTGAGCATAGGGCTAGACGAGAAGGTTCCACAGGACTACAGACTGGCCCAGCAGGTGTGCCATGCCATTGCCAACCTCTCTGACAGGAGAAAG CCTTCTCTGAGCAAACGTTACCCCCCCTTCCGGCTGCCTCAGGAACACAGGCTCTTCGAGCGACTACGGGAGGTGATCACAAAGG GCTTTGTCCACCCAGACCCACTCTGGATCCCATTCAAGGAGGAAGCAGTGACCCTCATTTACCAGCTGGCAGAGGGCCCCGAGGTGATCTGTGCCCAGATATTGCAGGGCTGTGCGAAACAGGCCCTGGAGAAGCTGCAAGAGAAGAGCGGCACCCAGGAGGGCCCCA agAACACCCCCATGCTCCCCACTTCCCTGCTGATGAACCTGCTGTCCTTGGCGGGCGACGTGGCCCTGCAGCAGCTGGTGCATTTGGAGCAGGCAGTGAGTGGAGAGCTCTGTCGGCGCCGGCTTCTCCGAGAGGAGCAGGAGCAGAAGACGAAGGATCCCAAGGAGAAG CACACCGGCTCTGAGACCGCcctggaggaggagatgggaCTGGCGGGTGCTGCTGCTGACGACACGGAGGCAGAGCTCATTCGTGGCATCTGCGAGAAGGAGCTGCTAGATG GCACACAGGTACTGGCTGCCTTCATTCCACTTCTGCTCAAAGTCTGCAACAACCCTGGCGTCTATAGCAGCCCAGAGCTCTCCGCTGCGGCTTCACTTGCCCTGGGCAAGTTCTGCATGATCAG TGCCACTTTCTGTGACTCCCAGCTTCGTCTGCTATTCACCATGCTGGAAAAGTCCTCACTCCCCATTGTCCGCTCTAACCTCATGATTGCTACTGGGGATCTGGCCATCCGCTTCCCCAATCTGGTGGACCCCTGGACACCTCATCTGTATGCTCG GCTCCGGGACCCAGCTCAGCAGGTGCGGAGAACAGCAGGGCTGGTGATGACCCACCTGATTCTAAAGGACATGGTGAAGGTGAAGGGGCAGGTGAGCGAGATGGCCGTGCTGCTCATCGACCCCGCACCTCAGATCGCTGCCCTGGCCAAGAACTTCTTCAATGAGCTTTCTCACAAG ggcaATGCGATCTATAACCTCCTTCCAGATATCATCAGCCGCCTATCAGACCctgagggaggggtggaggaagagccTTTCCACACCATCATGAA GCAGCTGCTCTCCTACATCACCAAGGACAAGCAGACTGAGAGCCTGGTGGAGAAGCTGTGTCAGCGCTTTCGCACGGCCAG GACCGAGCGGCAGTACCGGGACCTGGCCTACTGTGTGTCACAGCTGCCCCTCACAGAGCGAGGCCTCCGCAAGATGCTGGACAACTTTGACTGCTTTGGGGATAAACTGTCGGATGAGTCCATCTTCAGTGCTTTCTTGTCGGTTGTGGGAAAGCTGCGTCGTGGGGCCAAGCCCGAGGGCAAG GCTATAATAGATGAATTTGAACAGAAGCTTCGGGTCTGCCACACCAGAGGGTTGGATGCAGTGGAAGACCTTGAGCTTGGCCAAGGGGGTAGCCAGAGGGCCCCATCAGCCAAGAAACCATCCACTG TCTCTAAGCGGCACCAGCATCTGGCTTCTGCAGCCTCATCAGACGGTGACTTTGTCACCCCCGAGCCCCGCCGTACCACCCAACGGCATCCAGACACCCGACAGCaagtttcaaaaaagaaacccagaatcGTCTTCTCGAGTGATGAGTCCAGTGAGGAAG AGCTTTCAGCAGAGATGACAGAAGATGAGACACCCAAGAAGACTACACCCATCCGCCGAGCACCTCCTCGAAGGCACAGGACCTAA